In one Plasmodium falciparum 3D7 genome assembly, chromosome: 14 genomic region, the following are encoded:
- a CDS encoding ubiquitin fusion degradation protein 1, putative, which yields MWGFSNFNNLWPRDFLNVSEPFQEEYTCYPVSFIGKDDMENGNKIILPQTALNALARRHISWPMLFEVSNPYTDKRTHSGVLEFISDEGTCHMPYWMMQQLNLKEGDIVRVTSVSLPKGTFVKLKPCSKDFMELSNHRAVLETALRNYATLTIGDNIVIHYLGKTYEIKIVDLKPAFACTIIETDVEVEFEEPIDHSEPVQYVTEIVPEEENKFKGKGQRTDGKSCHKALKKEIIKPKVVENLEPWKDKLAQGIRTKCTEYEDLLKKGRIPGIVGKFTERKN from the exons ATG TGGGGATTTagtaattttaataatttatggcCAAGGGATTTTTTGAATGTATCTGAACCATTCCAAGAAGAATATACATGTTATCCTGTATCATTTATAGGGAAAGATGATATGGAAAATGGAAATAAAA tTATACTTCCGCAGACGGCCTTAAATGCTTTGGCAAGAAGACACATATCCTGGCCCATGTTATTTGAAGTGTCGAATCCATACACG GATAAAAGAACACATAGTGGGGTTTTGGAATTTATTTCTGATGAAGGTACCTGCCACATGCCATATTGG ATGATGCAACAATTAAATTTAAAGGAAGGTGATATTGTAAGGGTTACAAGTGTTAGTTTACCTAAAGGGACATTTGTAAAGCTCAAGCCATGTTCTAAAGATTTTATGGAATTATCTAATCATAGGGCTGT tCTTGAAACCGCTTTAAGAAATTATGCTACATTAACTATTGGAGATAATATTGTAATTCATTATTTGGGAAAAACTTATGAAATTAAAATAGTG gATTTAAAACCTGCATTCGCTTGTACAATTATTGAAACAGATGTGGAGGTGGAGTTCGAAGAACCAATAGATCACAGTGAac CTGTACAATATGTTACCGAAATTGTTCCAGAGGAAGAAAAC AAATTTAAAGGCAAAGGTCAAAGAACTGATGGAAAAAGTTGTCATAAAGctttgaaaaaagaaataataaaacctAAAGTTGTTGAAAATCTTGAACCTTGGAAAGATAAATTAGCTCAGGGAATTAGA acGAAATGTACTGAATATGAAGATTTGTTGAAAAAAGGTCGTATTCCTGGTATTGTTGGAAAATTCACAGAacgaaaaaattaa